Proteins from one bacterium genomic window:
- a CDS encoding sigma-70 family RNA polymerase sigma factor, producing MNSGSPVYENATIETDQILIERIRRGDEKALVTIYHNNIMMVRKYVMDNSGHEDDAQDMLQDAIVVLWENVTKGQFDLTSKISTYLYSVVRNKWLREINKRKIGKTSDIADYEMAEEQIDALRSVVQKEEFKTILRCIENMGATCRKLLMMFYLEEKGMEEIAHELKFSNTDVAKAKKWQCKKELEKMVEKAFQ from the coding sequence ATGAATTCTGGTTCTCCGGTTTACGAAAACGCTACGATAGAAACGGATCAGATACTGATCGAACGTATTCGCCGTGGTGATGAAAAAGCGCTCGTCACGATCTATCATAATAATATCATGATGGTTCGCAAATATGTGATGGATAACAGCGGCCATGAAGACGACGCGCAGGATATGCTGCAGGATGCCATCGTTGTTCTTTGGGAAAATGTAACAAAAGGCCAGTTCGACTTGACTTCCAAGATCAGCACGTACCTTTATTCTGTGGTACGAAATAAATGGCTGCGGGAAATCAATAAACGCAAAATCGGCAAAACGAGCGATATTGCCGATTACGAAATGGCGGAAGAACAGATCGATGCCCTGCGCAGTGTGGTCCAAAAGGAAGAATTTAAGACTATTCTGCGTTGTATCGAAAATATGGGCGCTACGTGCCGTAAACTGTTGATGATGTTTTATCTAGAAGAAAAAGGCATGGAAGAAATAGCTCATGAGTTAAAATTCAGCAATACAGATGTCGCCAAGGCCAAAAAATGGCAATGCAAAAAAGAACTCGAAAAAATGGTCGAAAAAGCATTTCAATAA
- a CDS encoding molybdenum cofactor guanylyltransferase: MCDFTGIILAGGLSQRMGQDKFSLYFYGVPLLKNLADELAKTAREIHIVTKSPDSLAALNIHHSIITDVHPSRSAMAGIYTGLQSALYDHVFVLACDLPLFDHRVTTLMQSRLLQFDTIVPQTPGGLETLCAFYHKKHLPIIDSMIRGENYRLTDFLNQTKNLVLPASHFESAIYPDVFFNMNSPEDYSTALKLFKDRKNI; encoded by the coding sequence ATGTGTGATTTTACGGGCATTATTCTGGCCGGCGGTCTATCCCAACGTATGGGTCAGGATAAATTTAGTCTCTATTTCTACGGAGTCCCACTTCTTAAGAATTTAGCTGATGAATTGGCTAAAACCGCACGCGAAATCCATATCGTAACTAAATCCCCTGACTCCTTAGCAGCGCTTAATATACATCACTCGATCATCACGGATGTGCATCCGTCGCGATCAGCGATGGCAGGAATCTATACCGGACTTCAATCCGCATTATATGACCACGTATTTGTTTTAGCTTGTGATTTACCCCTTTTTGATCATCGCGTAACCACTCTGATGCAATCCAGATTGCTTCAGTTTGATACGATCGTCCCCCAAACACCCGGCGGCCTTGAAACGCTATGTGCATTTTACCACAAAAAACACCTTCCTATAATTGATTCGATGATCCGAGGCGAAAATTACCGCTTAACGGATTTCCTGAATCAAACCAAAAATCTCGTTCTGCCTGCCTCACATTTTGAATCTGCAATTTACCCTGACGTTTTTTTTAACATGAATAGTCCTGAAGATTATTCGACAGCGTTAAAACTATTTAAAGATCGAAAAAACATCTAA
- a CDS encoding BamA/TamA family outer membrane protein — MKLFTKTLTAVCLLMLSWTFPGMAQNEMIDEDGVVADVREKYLADSKSVLIYNGNREIPEGRTIKSDILLLNGDLIIAGTVEGKIVVSNGNIIMRETGSVTRDAVSINGRVETVNSDQIAGNILQVKSSQRSTNKQDIAAKQESNFSADEFTADETSSEATAYTPSVKSNSYQENDPEELNDDETSVTPPTVQRKDGARVYDYKNKRKNKSITPYVEVPPVVEAPNADNMTEADWKRFNREMEKFNRKMEKFNRKMARMNETVEKDLPEYEYNYTPQTDEDDNEDEDRSHSASFVRVDNVPRRNEDRTSPRYYSRNNYWDNHQEKLRNTSFVLFDYNRVDGLYIGGKIDRDHQIYDNKPFQIYGEAGYAFGPKDFHYRLGLDKIWGAEYRFTLGGEVHDLTTTNDNWIVGQMENAMNSMLLKIDNRDYFRTRGFSFQAQQNLNSQFKISVAYKVDDYSSASNNVNWALFRSKKIDFRTNPMIDEGRMNSVVVRAELNTRGWVYNNRKYSKRVGWDIYGEAERSRDEWNSNFDFSRYVLSIARYQPLSRYENLDMRLMLGSVTGTVPAQKMFHLGGISTLRGHDYKAMSGNQMALANVEYRISSGALKNDRIFPIHPFSAILFADAGYAWNNTIYSIRELARGTNLRDIQTDLGVGIGDENDLFRFDIAKSVSEKGSPYKFAFRVNYIF; from the coding sequence ATGAAACTTTTCACGAAAACTTTAACAGCAGTTTGTTTATTGATGCTTAGCTGGACATTTCCAGGTATGGCACAAAATGAAATGATTGACGAAGACGGTGTTGTTGCAGATGTGCGTGAGAAATATTTGGCCGATTCCAAATCGGTCCTTATATACAACGGTAATCGTGAAATTCCCGAAGGACGCACGATCAAAAGCGACATTTTACTGCTCAACGGCGACCTTATTATTGCCGGTACTGTGGAAGGTAAAATTGTCGTTTCCAATGGAAATATCATCATGCGCGAAACCGGTTCGGTCACTCGTGATGCTGTCAGTATCAACGGCCGCGTCGAAACGGTTAATTCCGATCAGATTGCAGGCAACATTCTGCAGGTAAAGTCCTCTCAGCGCTCAACGAATAAACAAGATATCGCCGCAAAGCAAGAATCTAATTTTTCAGCCGATGAATTTACAGCAGATGAAACATCAAGCGAAGCAACAGCTTACACTCCATCCGTCAAGTCGAATAGTTATCAAGAAAATGATCCCGAGGAATTAAACGATGATGAAACCTCCGTAACACCACCTACTGTCCAGCGTAAGGACGGTGCGCGGGTATATGACTATAAAAACAAACGTAAGAATAAAAGTATTACCCCGTATGTCGAAGTGCCACCTGTGGTAGAAGCTCCTAACGCGGACAACATGACCGAAGCGGATTGGAAGCGGTTCAATCGCGAGATGGAAAAGTTTAATCGTAAAATGGAAAAATTTAACCGCAAAATGGCACGGATGAATGAAACCGTCGAAAAAGATCTGCCGGAATACGAATATAACTATACTCCCCAGACGGATGAAGACGACAATGAAGACGAAGATCGTTCGCACAGCGCTTCGTTTGTACGGGTGGATAATGTGCCTCGCCGTAATGAAGATCGTACAAGTCCGCGCTATTATTCACGCAATAATTATTGGGACAATCATCAGGAAAAACTTCGTAATACATCCTTCGTTCTTTTTGACTACAATCGTGTAGACGGTCTTTATATCGGCGGCAAAATAGATCGTGACCATCAGATATATGATAACAAACCGTTTCAAATATATGGTGAAGCCGGTTATGCTTTCGGACCTAAAGATTTCCATTACCGCCTTGGCCTGGATAAAATCTGGGGTGCGGAATACCGATTTACTTTAGGCGGCGAAGTACACGATCTTACGACGACAAATGATAATTGGATCGTCGGTCAGATGGAAAACGCCATGAATTCCATGCTGCTAAAAATAGACAATCGAGATTATTTTCGTACACGCGGTTTTAGTTTCCAAGCTCAGCAAAATCTGAACAGTCAATTCAAAATAAGCGTTGCATACAAAGTTGATGACTACTCGTCCGCATCCAATAATGTTAATTGGGCGCTTTTTCGGAGTAAAAAAATTGACTTCCGAACAAACCCTATGATTGATGAAGGTCGCATGAACAGCGTTGTTGTACGTGCTGAACTCAATACGCGCGGATGGGTCTATAATAATCGCAAGTACAGCAAACGTGTAGGATGGGATATTTACGGCGAAGCCGAGCGTAGCCGCGATGAGTGGAATTCCAATTTTGATTTTTCTCGCTACGTTCTGAGCATCGCACGCTACCAACCGCTGAGCCGTTACGAAAATCTGGATATGCGCCTGATGTTGGGATCGGTGACCGGCACTGTCCCCGCTCAGAAAATGTTTCACCTCGGCGGCATCTCCACCTTACGCGGTCATGATTATAAAGCGATGTCGGGAAATCAAATGGCATTGGCTAATGTCGAATACCGCATCAGTTCCGGTGCTCTGAAAAATGATCGCATTTTCCCCATTCACCCGTTTAGTGCCATTTTATTTGCCGACGCCGGTTATGCATGGAATAATACGATTTATTCCATTCGCGAATTGGCTCGCGGAACCAATCTGCGCGATATACAAACCGACCTCGGCGTAGGTATTGGCGATGAAAATGACCTGTTCCGATTTGATATTGCCAAATCAGTAAGCGAAAAAGGCAGTCCTTACAAATTTGCATTCCGCGTGAATTACATTTTCTGA
- a CDS encoding LL-diaminopimelate aminotransferase, whose amino-acid sequence MAFRLANRFEELPVHAFAEVDRLKREAIAQGKDVIDLGVGDPDVPTPQPIIDACTKALQKPANHRYPYQAGSMRFRESVSAFMKRRYDVTVDPQRNIVPLIGSKEGIAHFPIAFVNPGETVIAPDPGYPAYVTGTKLAGGVLHSIPLLAKNRFLMPLNEIPADVVKRARLMFFNYPNNPTTGWADRSDFESIAQFCKTNDIIAAHDAAYQELFFEEAPPSLMQTTCGLDGGIEFHSLSKTFNMTGWRVGFAVGEPSLIAGLSRLKANIDTGLFLALQEAAAFALDHCEEFTKPMIELYRRRKDTVVQGLNAAGFKSHHGKATIYVWTEVPGGSDSMTFTKQLLDKTGVVVTPGSALGQSSGSYFRIALTQSEERLSEAVRRMAAFAKA is encoded by the coding sequence ATGGCATTTCGTTTAGCTAATCGTTTTGAAGAATTGCCCGTACATGCTTTTGCCGAGGTGGATCGCCTCAAACGCGAAGCCATTGCCCAAGGAAAAGACGTTATAGATTTGGGTGTAGGTGACCCCGATGTTCCCACCCCACAACCTATCATAGATGCTTGCACCAAGGCGCTACAAAAACCGGCCAACCACCGATACCCCTACCAAGCCGGTTCAATGCGTTTTAGGGAAAGTGTTTCGGCTTTTATGAAAAGACGATACGATGTAACGGTAGATCCTCAACGCAATATCGTTCCTTTGATCGGTTCCAAAGAAGGTATAGCCCATTTTCCGATCGCTTTTGTAAATCCGGGTGAAACCGTCATTGCACCGGATCCTGGTTATCCGGCCTATGTGACGGGAACTAAATTAGCCGGCGGCGTGCTCCATTCGATACCGTTATTAGCAAAAAATCGTTTTCTGATGCCGCTCAATGAAATCCCTGCCGATGTCGTAAAACGTGCACGATTGATGTTTTTCAATTATCCCAACAACCCGACTACCGGTTGGGCGGATCGAAGTGATTTCGAATCCATCGCTCAGTTCTGTAAAACTAACGACATTATTGCTGCTCATGACGCGGCATATCAGGAACTTTTCTTCGAAGAAGCACCACCCAGTCTGATGCAAACAACATGCGGTCTTGACGGCGGCATCGAATTCCATTCGCTGTCTAAAACTTTTAACATGACCGGATGGCGCGTCGGATTTGCCGTTGGCGAACCTTCCTTGATCGCCGGACTGTCCAGACTCAAAGCCAACATAGATACCGGTTTATTCTTAGCGTTACAAGAGGCGGCCGCGTTTGCATTGGATCATTGCGAAGAATTTACGAAACCTATGATCGAATTATATAGACGCCGTAAAGATACGGTAGTGCAAGGGCTCAATGCGGCCGGATTCAAAAGTCATCATGGCAAAGCAACCATTTACGTATGGACAGAAGTGCCCGGCGGTTCAGATTCAATGACCTTTACTAAACAATTATTGGATAAAACAGGAGTCGTTGTAACACCCGGTTCGGCGCTCGGTCAGTCCAGCGGATCGTACTTTCGCATTGCGCTGACACAGTCCGAAGAACGTCTCTCGGAAGCCGTGCGGCGTATGGCGGCTTTTGCTAAAGCGTAA
- the folB gene encoding dihydroneopterin aldolase, whose amino-acid sequence MKNNDKIRLVNLIIYAHHGAHEEERRLGQRFEIDVELGLDFQPAALADDLHLSVDYGTVYQRIHTVVTEKKYYLIEAVAENIAQRLLNDFPIQVVTVCVRKPSVPIHGSLDHVEVEITRERKTT is encoded by the coding sequence ATGAAAAATAACGATAAAATCCGACTCGTCAATCTGATCATTTATGCTCATCATGGTGCACATGAAGAGGAGCGGCGCTTAGGTCAGCGCTTTGAAATCGATGTTGAACTTGGACTTGATTTCCAACCGGCGGCGCTCGCCGATGATTTGCATCTGAGCGTGGACTACGGCACCGTGTATCAGCGCATTCACACTGTCGTCACGGAAAAGAAATATTACCTGATTGAGGCGGTCGCTGAAAATATCGCGCAGCGACTACTTAATGATTTCCCGATACAGGTCGTCACAGTCTGTGTCCGTAAACCGAGTGTTCCCATTCACGGTTCCTTGGATCATGTGGAAGTTGAAATCACCCGTGAAAGAAAAACCACATGA
- the folK gene encoding 2-amino-4-hydroxy-6-hydroxymethyldihydropteridine diphosphokinase: MKSKVLLSLGSNIGDRMQHLREAVDLMSRFAGITQIASIYETEPVSPIMQDNYYNTAMIIDTDLDAQSLMKKLLDVEKSLGRERTIPGNARTIDLDIILFGDLIMNTSDTVIPHPRFAERNFVLVPSAEIAGNWLCPVRHLTIQEILNLSRDTHHVQCAVSRDNPDAIFHLLPMGDAIGH, from the coding sequence ATGAAAAGTAAAGTACTGCTCAGCTTAGGCTCCAACATAGGTGATCGGATGCAGCATCTTCGCGAAGCTGTTGATCTAATGAGCCGATTTGCCGGCATTACACAGATCGCATCCATTTATGAAACCGAGCCGGTTAGCCCGATCATGCAGGATAATTATTACAATACGGCTATGATCATTGATACGGACTTAGATGCTCAGAGCCTCATGAAAAAACTATTAGACGTAGAAAAATCATTAGGTCGTGAAAGAACGATTCCCGGGAACGCACGCACGATTGATTTGGATATTATATTGTTTGGTGATCTCATTATGAATACGTCGGATACGGTCATCCCCCATCCGCGTTTTGCAGAGCGAAATTTTGTTCTCGTACCGTCGGCCGAAATTGCCGGGAATTGGCTTTGCCCGGTTCGGCACCTCACGATACAGGAAATTCTAAATCTATCCCGTGATACGCATCACGTACAATGCGCCGTTTCGCGGGACAATCCCGACGCCATCTTTCACTTATTACCGATGGGAGACGCGATTGGCCACTGA
- a CDS encoding deoxynucleoside kinase has translation MATDEKIRFIAIEGVLKPENTALARNLSQMANARPILEAEFLSPLVNIHSTDPKDMAFKKHMLHLMDRYKMLKQIHQTEIFFEQVICDYLFYADRVYANLKLDNEDMHLYDTMMNVMERELPIPDLVIYLQSNIDTVMEKIHTRHALGNASKERQRMDEAYIAALNEEFNQFFLYYRWSPVLIVNANQLDPENTHHLEDLYQRLDTRLSGVVYYNPPA, from the coding sequence TTGGCCACTGACGAAAAAATACGATTTATCGCCATAGAAGGCGTCCTTAAGCCGGAAAACACCGCGCTCGCACGCAATCTTTCCCAGATGGCCAATGCCCGACCCATTTTGGAAGCCGAATTTCTTTCTCCATTGGTTAACATTCACAGCACCGATCCCAAAGATATGGCCTTCAAAAAGCATATGCTGCACCTTATGGATCGGTATAAAATGCTCAAACAGATTCATCAGACTGAGATTTTTTTTGAACAGGTCATTTGCGATTATCTTTTTTATGCCGATCGCGTATATGCGAACCTGAAACTTGATAACGAAGATATGCATCTGTACGATACGATGATGAATGTGATGGAACGCGAATTACCCATACCGGATCTGGTCATCTATCTTCAGAGTAATATTGACACCGTGATGGAAAAAATTCACACCCGGCATGCACTCGGTAATGCAAGCAAAGAACGGCAACGCATGGACGAAGCCTACATCGCAGCGCTCAACGAAGAGTTCAATCAATTTTTTCTTTATTACCGTTGGTCACCGGTGCTTATTGTTAACGCCAATCAATTAGACCCGGAAAATACCCATCACCTCGAAGATCTTTACCAACGTTTAGATACGCGCTTATCCGGCGTAGTTTACTATAATCCGCCGGCCTGA
- the amrS gene encoding AmmeMemoRadiSam system radical SAM enzyme, which yields MRAPSSLRDNLRSLVQEGTLYKQTDDGRVQCYACGHRCIIGEGRDGICKVRFNRNNKLWVPHGYTAGIQLDPVEKKPFFHVFPGSTAMSFGMLGCDLHCAYCQNWITSQALQDPYAGVPPRLITAAELAQHASDHGARLLTSTYNEPLITAEWAVRVFEEGQRLGLYGAFVSNGNATPEVLTFLRPYVSMYKVDLKSFNDKNYRKLGTTLKNVTDSIEKIHAMGFWLEIVTLIVPGFNDSDAELQGMASFIKKISSDIPWHVTAFHPDYKMTDPDETDADTLARAAHIGKNEGLHFVYTGNRPGELRDMENTYCPGCKALLVKRHGYRIQQNRIIHGKCPNCDRKIPGYWS from the coding sequence ATGCGTGCCCCATCATCATTGCGCGATAACCTCCGATCACTTGTCCAAGAAGGAACACTGTATAAACAAACCGACGACGGTCGTGTGCAATGTTACGCGTGCGGTCATCGCTGCATCATCGGCGAAGGGCGCGATGGTATTTGCAAAGTTCGCTTCAACCGCAATAATAAATTATGGGTTCCCCACGGATATACGGCCGGCATACAACTTGATCCCGTCGAAAAAAAACCATTCTTTCACGTGTTTCCCGGCAGCACAGCGATGAGTTTTGGAATGTTAGGATGCGATCTGCACTGCGCGTATTGCCAAAACTGGATCACATCCCAAGCCTTGCAAGACCCATACGCCGGCGTACCGCCCCGTCTTATCACCGCCGCCGAATTGGCCCAACATGCATCGGATCATGGCGCGCGCCTTCTCACAAGTACCTATAATGAACCGCTCATCACCGCCGAATGGGCGGTGCGCGTCTTTGAAGAAGGACAACGCCTAGGTTTATACGGTGCCTTTGTATCCAATGGCAATGCAACACCGGAAGTTTTAACTTTTCTGCGTCCGTATGTTTCTATGTACAAAGTAGATCTCAAAAGTTTTAACGACAAAAATTATCGGAAGCTCGGTACCACGTTAAAAAATGTAACCGACAGCATAGAAAAAATTCATGCCATGGGTTTTTGGTTGGAAATCGTAACCCTGATCGTTCCGGGCTTTAATGATTCGGATGCCGAACTGCAGGGCATGGCATCATTTATAAAAAAAATTTCATCCGATATACCCTGGCATGTCACGGCGTTTCATCCTGACTACAAGATGACCGATCCGGATGAAACCGATGCCGATACATTAGCACGCGCAGCACATATCGGTAAAAACGAAGGCCTGCATTTTGTATATACCGGAAATCGCCCGGGTGAACTGCGTGATATGGAAAACACGTACTGCCCGGGATGCAAAGCATTGTTAGTAAAACGCCACGGTTATCGCATTCAGCAAAATAGGATTATCCACGGAAAATGCCCGAATTGCGATCGGAAAATTCCCGGCTATTGGTCCTAA
- the mltG gene encoding endolytic transglycosylase MltG: MLSFLYTSRGFGFTKKENSLVIEDPRSEARKRLLQYIFIGISILVVATLLVVVSFYKLVLYNAPSINVEQLPLDKKLLITIPKGASLNGISNVLQESGVIENATLFRLAARYLGAERSLKAGQYLLPAHGSNHQIIRILQNAVPQSVRVTIPEGRGLRSIIQLLSAKLPLDSAKFVNAVNDSLLCRELGFPDKSLFGYLMPNTYFIDPGTSESDIVRLMIAEYTNFFGDDLKKRAAELQLTPRQIMTIASIIEGETADDDERYLVSSVYHNRVRRGMMLQADPTIQFIIKDGPRRLYNKDLEIDSPYNTYKYAGLPPGPVNNPGKASILAALYPANSEYLYMVADGKGKHIFSKTMEEHLRARKQLDAIRKQLEKKKK, from the coding sequence ATGCTTTCTTTTTTATATACTTCGCGCGGTTTCGGTTTCACTAAGAAGGAAAATTCATTGGTTATTGAAGATCCGCGCTCAGAAGCACGTAAGCGCTTATTGCAATACATTTTTATCGGCATCAGTATTCTCGTCGTTGCTACATTGCTTGTCGTTGTTAGTTTTTACAAACTTGTTTTGTATAACGCGCCTTCGATCAATGTCGAACAATTACCGTTAGATAAAAAGTTACTCATTACTATTCCCAAAGGCGCATCGTTGAATGGCATTTCGAACGTCTTACAGGAAAGCGGTGTTATAGAAAACGCTACTCTCTTTCGTTTGGCCGCTCGCTATCTCGGCGCAGAACGAAGTCTGAAAGCAGGGCAATATCTTTTGCCGGCACACGGTTCCAATCATCAGATCATCCGCATATTACAAAATGCCGTACCCCAGAGTGTTCGTGTGACGATTCCGGAAGGCCGCGGCTTACGCTCCATCATACAGCTTTTATCGGCCAAACTTCCGCTGGACTCTGCTAAATTTGTCAATGCCGTCAATGACTCTTTACTCTGTCGTGAATTAGGATTCCCGGATAAATCGCTCTTTGGTTATCTGATGCCCAACACTTATTTCATTGATCCCGGAACCAGCGAAAGTGACATCGTTCGCTTGATGATCGCGGAGTATACTAATTTTTTTGGCGATGACTTAAAAAAGCGAGCTGCAGAATTGCAATTGACACCGCGTCAGATCATGACCATTGCCTCCATCATCGAGGGCGAAACTGCGGACGATGACGAGCGATATTTAGTTTCATCCGTTTATCATAATCGTGTACGCCGCGGAATGATGCTGCAAGCGGATCCGACCATACAGTTCATCATCAAGGATGGTCCGCGTCGCCTATACAACAAAGATCTGGAAATAGACAGCCCTTACAACACATATAAATATGCAGGTCTGCCTCCGGGCCCGGTCAACAATCCAGGCAAAGCATCCATTCTTGCCGCGCTGTATCCGGCCAATTCGGAATATCTTTATATGGTGGCGGACGGAAAAGGAAAACACATTTTTTCTAAAACAATGGAAGAACACTTGCGTGCGCGCAAACAATTGGATGCGATACGTAAACAATTAGAAAAAAAGAAAAAATAG
- a CDS encoding LysM peptidoglycan-binding domain-containing protein: MSKKHVLGKWVQLPDTLTFCGEVIPLNDPEVRERAEDIFYTRLGDDDRFYLLLRRTSRYFPFYEKVFREMELPSDLKYLSVAESSLRIDAYSSADATGLWQFIAGTAKIWGLRVDKYADERFHVEKSTRAACTLLKNLRMAFGSWSLAAAAYNTGEANIEKAVDGQHDDNYYNLFLNKETRQYVIHIAVLKEILEHPEKYGYAIPDSSYFKPFDDRTETIALKGPVKDLGLWAKSIGTNYKTIKMLNFWIMRYDLPEGIWELRVPEGLSSDSSLMQFWQSKNDSIIYGENNRVTIFHTVQPGESQIRIAAMYSISIQELKDWNGLKNDAVVVNQKLKLKIPAHTKIQYPVRSGDNLLKIAEQFKVTAARIKEWNKRELNGLQAGEVLTIYIGRN, translated from the coding sequence ATGAGTAAGAAACATGTTTTGGGCAAATGGGTACAACTTCCCGATACGCTGACTTTTTGCGGAGAGGTCATCCCTCTCAATGATCCCGAAGTACGCGAACGTGCAGAAGATATTTTTTATACACGGCTGGGCGACGATGATCGCTTCTATCTTTTATTACGACGCACCTCCCGTTATTTCCCGTTTTATGAAAAAGTTTTTCGTGAAATGGAATTACCATCCGACCTTAAATACTTATCTGTCGCCGAAAGCTCGTTGCGTATTGATGCATACTCTTCAGCCGATGCCACAGGTTTATGGCAATTTATTGCAGGAACGGCCAAAATTTGGGGATTGCGCGTAGATAAATATGCCGACGAACGATTTCATGTCGAAAAATCAACCCGCGCTGCCTGCACTCTTTTAAAGAATCTGCGCATGGCTTTCGGCAGTTGGAGTTTGGCCGCAGCAGCGTACAATACAGGTGAAGCAAATATCGAAAAAGCCGTTGACGGCCAGCATGATGATAACTATTACAATCTTTTTTTAAACAAGGAAACACGGCAGTACGTGATTCACATCGCCGTACTTAAGGAAATTTTAGAACATCCCGAAAAATATGGTTACGCCATTCCGGATTCCTCCTACTTCAAACCATTCGATGACCGTACAGAAACAATAGCACTAAAAGGTCCGGTCAAAGATTTGGGATTGTGGGCAAAATCAATCGGTACCAATTACAAAACGATCAAAATGCTTAACTTCTGGATTATGCGCTATGATTTGCCCGAAGGTATTTGGGAGCTACGCGTTCCTGAAGGTCTCTCAAGTGATTCTTCGCTCATGCAGTTTTGGCAATCAAAAAATGATTCGATCATTTACGGCGAAAACAATCGGGTGACGATTTTTCACACAGTTCAACCGGGTGAATCGCAGATACGTATTGCCGCCATGTACAGCATAAGTATTCAGGAACTGAAAGATTGGAACGGGCTTAAGAATGATGCTGTTGTGGTAAATCAAAAATTGAAATTGAAAATCCCTGCTCACACTAAGATACAATATCCGGTTCGCAGTGGTGATAATCTTTTGAAAATAGCCGAACAATTTAAAGTCACAGCAGCACGTATCAAAGAATGGAATAAACGAGAGTTGAATGGTTTGCAGGCAGGTGAAGTACTTACGATCTATATCGGAAGGAATTAA
- a CDS encoding M23 family metallopeptidase has protein sequence MRELMVSRNRLTLFLAALVSFLFISMSILGFLFSKYSGDERLAELNAENRILKDQLSDIGGRMKVIDEQLKLIRTKDSELRVIADLPDINMLLKDAGIGGSDLEIDYNPDLLSDDADGLVRKNLENLEKLESNIKLELQSYAELHENISANAAKLVYLPSINPIKRGRITDRFGVRKSFRSFIPHTGLDIAARWGTPVYVTADGVVEGVTWRGGYGKSIIVDHGNGIKTLYGHLSSYKVKNGERVKRNQKIAEVGSTGLSTGPHLHYEVRINNVPQNPELFIFFDMVDYLEMEW, from the coding sequence ATGCGTGAACTTATGGTTTCCCGGAATCGCCTTACTTTGTTTTTGGCGGCTTTGGTTAGTTTTTTATTTATTTCAATGAGTATTCTCGGTTTTTTGTTTTCCAAATATTCCGGTGATGAACGCCTGGCCGAACTCAACGCGGAAAATCGAATTCTCAAAGATCAACTTTCCGATATCGGCGGCCGTATGAAAGTGATTGACGAACAGCTTAAGCTAATTCGTACTAAGGATAGTGAACTGCGTGTCATCGCCGATCTGCCGGATATCAATATGCTGCTTAAAGATGCCGGTATCGGTGGCAGTGATTTGGAAATTGATTACAACCCGGATTTGTTATCGGACGATGCGGATGGGCTGGTGCGTAAAAATCTTGAGAACTTAGAGAAGCTGGAAAGTAATATTAAACTCGAATTGCAGAGTTATGCGGAACTGCATGAAAACATCAGTGCCAATGCAGCGAAGTTGGTTTATCTTCCGTCAATCAATCCGATCAAACGCGGGCGCATCACAGATCGTTTCGGCGTTCGTAAATCATTTCGTTCGTTTATACCGCACACCGGTTTGGATATTGCCGCGCGTTGGGGAACGCCGGTTTATGTTACGGCCGATGGCGTTGTCGAAGGGGTGACTTGGCGCGGTGGTTACGGTAAATCTATCATCGTAGATCACGGTAACGGAATAAAGACACTATACGGCCATTTGTCATCGTATAAAGTAAAAAACGGGGAACGGGTAAAGCGTAATCAAAAAATTGCTGAGGTGGGGAGCACCGGTTTATCTACCGGACCGCATTTGCACTACGAAGTGCGTATCAATAATGTACCTCAAAACCCTGAGCTTTTTATTTTCTTCGATATGGTGGATTATTTGGAAATGGAATGGTAA